In a genomic window of Bubalus bubalis isolate 160015118507 breed Murrah chromosome 17, NDDB_SH_1, whole genome shotgun sequence:
- the CRYBB3 gene encoding beta-crystallin B3, translated as MAEQHSTPEQAAAGKSHGGLGGGYKVIVYEMENFQGKRCELTAECPNLTESLLEKVGSIQVESGPWLAFERRAFRGEQYVLEKGDYPRWDAWSNSHHSDSLLSLRPLHIDGPDHKLHLFENPAFGGRKMEIVDDDVPSLWAHGFQDRVASVRAINGTWVGYEFPGYRGRQYVFERGEYRHWNEWDANQPQLQSVRRIRDQKWHKRGVFLSS; from the exons ATGGCAGAGCAGCACAGCACACCAGAGCAGGCTGCGGCCGGCAAGAGCCATGGCGGCCTCGGGGGCGGCTACAAG GTGATCGTGTACGAAATGGAGAACTTCCAGGGCAAGCGGTGCGAGCTCACAGCCGAGTGCCCCAACCTGACTGAAAGCCTGCTGGAGAAGGTGGGCTCCATCCAGGTGGAGTCCGGCCC GTGGCTGGCGTTTGAGCGCAGGGCCTTCCGTGGGGAGCAGTACGTCCTGGAGAAGGGGGACTACCCTCGCTGGGACGCCTGGTCCAACAGTCACCACAGCGACAGCCTCCTGTCCCTCCGGCCCCTGCACATT GATGGCCCGGATCACAAACTGCATCTCTTTGAGAACCCAGCTTTCGGCGGCCGCAAGATGGAGATAGTGGACGATGATGTGCCCAGCCTCTGGGCTCACGGCTTCCAGGACCGTGTGGCGAGCGTCCGGGCCATCAACGGGAC GTGGGTTGGCTACGAGTTCCCGGGCTACCGCGGGCGCCAGTACGTGTTCGAGCGGGGCGAGTACCGCCACTGGAACGAGTGGGACGCGAACCAGCCGCAGCTGCAGTCCGTGCGCCGCATCCGCGACCAGAAGTGGCACAAGCGAGGCGTGTTCCTCAGCAGCTGA
- the KIAA1671 gene encoding uncharacterized protein KIAA1671 homolog isoform X4, translated as MEYYYCPSLLKLLRYLWDQLKQCFSRRTPEAKDTDTLVQEADSQYGTWPDQRQSGESLAPEPPSPDSSATSAWKQPPSSRLSSLSSQTEVTSAGDQHDCSREQRSTSVDQSSTDLESTDGMEGLPLPDACPAKKVDDFPFIDQTSVLDSSALKTRVQLSKRSRRRAPTAHSLRRSRTSEPDGRSAWEEEADSAWMFRDSTEEKSPRKEESDEEERTPRAERTPVSRPQRMPVFPGVDPAALKAQLHKRPDSPNETPGWAPQPKTPKSPFQPGVLGSRVLPSSMEKDERSEEPSPQWLKELKSKKRQSLYENQA; from the exons GATCAGCTGAAGCAGTGTTTCTCCAGGCGGACCCCCGAGGCCAAGGACACCGACACCCTCGTGCAGGAAGCCGACAGTCAGTATGGGACGTGGCCGGACCAGCGCCAGAGCGGGGAGAG CTTGGCGCCCGAGCCCCCGTCCCCAGACAGCAGTGCCACCTCGGCGTGGAAGCAGCCCCCCAGCAGCCGCCTCTCCTCGCTGTCCTCCCAGACGGAGGTCACCTCGGCCGGGGACCAGCACGACTGTTCCAGGGAGCAGCGGAGCACCAGCGTGGACCAGTCCAGCACGGACCTGGAATCCACTGACGGGATGGAGGGGCTGCCCCTGCCGGACGCCTGCCCCGCAAAGAAAGTGGACGACTTCCCCTTTATCGAT CAAACCTCAGTGCTCGACTCAAGTGCCCTCAAGACCCGGGTGCAGCTCAGCAAGAGGAGCCGCCGCCGGGCTCCCACCGCCCACTCGCTCCGGCGCAGCCGCACCAGCGAGCCGGACGGCAGGTCCGCCTGGGAGGAGGAGGCCGACAGCGCGTGGATGTTCCGGGACTCCACAG AGGAGAAATCCCCGAGGAAGGAAGAATCAGACGAGGAGGAGAGGACCCCCAGGGCTGAGAGGACGCCCGTCAGCAGACCTCAGAGGATGCCTGTGTTTCCCGGCGTGGACCCGGCTGCACTGAAG GCTCAGCTGCACAAGAGGCCAGACAGTCCCAACGAGACCCCTGGCTGGGCCCCTCAGCCCAAGACCCCCAAGTCTCCCTTCCAGCCTGGGGTGCTGGGCAGTCGCGTGCTGCCCTCCAGCATGGAGAAGGATGAGAG ATCGGAGGAGCCCTCTCCCCAGTGGCTGAAGGAGCTGAAATCCAAGAAGAGACAAAGCCTGTATGAGAATCAAGCTTGA